The Lactuca sativa cultivar Salinas chromosome 2, Lsat_Salinas_v11, whole genome shotgun sequence genome includes a window with the following:
- the LOC122194461 gene encoding protein ILITYHIA-like, whose amino-acid sequence MISTLIILLSDTDSTTVSAAWEALYRVVGSVPKEVLPSYIKLVRNAVSTSRDKERRKKKGGPIVIPGLCLPKALQPLFPIYLQGVISGSAELREQVAQGLGELIEVTSEKALKEFVIPITGPLIRIIGDRFPWQVKSAILSTLTIIIAKGGMALKAFLPQLQTTFVKCLQDNTR is encoded by the exons ATGATATCCACCTTGATCATTTTACTAAGTGACACAGACTCTACCACTGTATCT GCTGCCTGGGAAGCACTTTATAGAGTTGTTGGTTCAGTCCCGAAAGAAGTTCTCCCATCATATATAAAATTAGTTCGTAATGCTGTATCCACATCTAGAGACAAGGAACGTAGAAAGAAGAAG GGTGGACCAATTGTTATACCTGGGTTATGTCTCCCAAAGGCTCTTCAACCATTGTTTCCCATATACCTTCAAGGCGTAATAAGTGGGTCTGCAGAATTGAGAGAACAAGTTGCTCAAGGTCTTGGAGAATTAATTGAAGTAACAAGTGAAAAAGCACTCAAGGAGTTTGTTATACCTATTACAGG GCCTCTGATCCGAATTATAGGCGATCGATTCCCATGGCAAGTGAAAAGTGCTATTTTGTCAACTTTGACCATCATAATAGCAAAAGGTGGGATGGCTCTTAAAGCTTTTCTCCCTCAGCTACAAACCACCTTTGTCAAATGCCTGCAGGACAACACAAGGTAA